One genomic segment of Occultella kanbiaonis includes these proteins:
- the aceB gene encoding malate synthase A translates to MSDVSGLEIVGDLPERAEEVLTAAALELIASLHRQLGARRLELLEARSRRVAALAEGGTLDFLPETASIRADDTWRVAPAAPGLADRRVEITGPTDRKMTINALNSGAKVWLADQEDANTPHWSSVIGGQVNLLDAINRTIDFTAETGKSYALKPDDELATIVVRPRGWHLPEKHITVDGEVVSGSLVDFALYLATAGLRQIEKGLGPYFYLPKMESHLEARLWNDAFVIGQDALGIPRGTIRATVLIETYPAAFEMDEILYELREHSAGLNAGRWDYMFSVIKSFRTRGTEFLLPDRNSVTMTVPFMRAYCDLLVQTCHKRGAHAIGGMAAFIPSRDPEVNEAAFEKVRADKTREATLGFDGSWVAHPGMVELCKEVFTDVLGDRPNQIEVTRDDVSVSAADLLNVAATPGEVTEVGLRSNISVGIQYLHAWLGGLGAVAINNLMEDAATAEISRSQVWQWLHNDIVLADSGEQVTRELIDRLVTEEVDKLDGDAADYAEARQTFLDVAVADDYADFLTLPAYERMP, encoded by the coding sequence ATGAGCGATGTGTCCGGCCTCGAGATCGTCGGCGATCTCCCCGAGCGGGCCGAGGAGGTCCTCACCGCCGCGGCCCTCGAACTGATCGCGAGCCTGCATCGTCAGCTCGGCGCCCGCCGCCTCGAGCTGCTCGAGGCGCGCAGCAGGCGCGTGGCGGCCCTTGCCGAGGGCGGCACCCTCGACTTCCTGCCCGAGACCGCGAGCATCCGCGCCGACGACACCTGGCGGGTCGCGCCGGCCGCGCCCGGCCTGGCCGACCGCCGGGTCGAGATCACCGGTCCCACCGACCGCAAGATGACCATCAATGCGCTCAACTCCGGGGCGAAGGTGTGGCTCGCGGACCAGGAGGACGCGAACACCCCGCACTGGTCCTCGGTGATCGGCGGTCAGGTCAACCTGCTCGACGCGATCAACCGGACCATCGACTTCACGGCCGAGACCGGCAAGTCCTACGCCCTCAAGCCCGACGACGAGCTCGCCACCATCGTGGTGCGCCCGCGCGGCTGGCACCTCCCGGAGAAGCACATCACGGTCGACGGCGAGGTCGTCTCCGGCAGCCTCGTGGACTTCGCGCTCTACCTGGCGACGGCGGGGCTGCGCCAGATCGAGAAGGGCCTCGGCCCGTACTTCTACCTGCCGAAGATGGAGTCCCACCTCGAGGCACGACTGTGGAACGACGCCTTCGTCATCGGCCAGGACGCCCTCGGCATCCCGCGCGGGACCATCCGTGCGACCGTGCTGATCGAGACCTACCCGGCCGCCTTCGAGATGGACGAGATCCTCTACGAACTGCGCGAGCACTCCGCCGGGCTGAACGCCGGCCGGTGGGACTACATGTTCTCGGTGATCAAGTCGTTCCGGACCCGCGGCACCGAGTTCCTGCTCCCGGACCGCAACTCCGTCACCATGACCGTTCCGTTCATGAGGGCCTACTGCGACCTGCTCGTGCAGACCTGCCACAAGCGCGGCGCACACGCGATCGGGGGGATGGCCGCGTTCATCCCCTCCCGGGATCCCGAGGTCAACGAGGCCGCCTTCGAGAAGGTCCGCGCGGACAAGACCCGCGAGGCGACCCTCGGCTTCGACGGATCCTGGGTGGCGCACCCGGGCATGGTCGAGCTCTGCAAGGAGGTCTTCACCGACGTCCTCGGGGACCGTCCGAACCAGATCGAGGTGACTCGCGACGACGTGTCCGTCTCCGCCGCGGACCTGCTGAACGTGGCAGCCACACCGGGCGAGGTCACCGAGGTGGGTCTGCGCTCGAACATCTCGGTCGGCATCCAGTACCTGCACGCCTGGCTGGGCGGGCTCGGTGCGGTGGCCATCAACAACCTGATGGAGGACGCCGCCACGGCCGAGATCTCGCGCTCGCAGGTGTGGCAGTGGCTGCACAACGACATCGTCCTGGCCGACTCCGGTGAGCAGGTCACGCGGGAGCTGATCGACCGGCTCGTGACCGAGGAGGTCGACAAGCTCGACGGCGACGCTGCCGACTACGCCGAGGCTCGCCAGACCTTCCTGGACGTCGCCGTCGCGGACGACTACGCAGACTTCCTCACCCTGCCCGCCTACGAACGCATGCCCTGA
- a CDS encoding NAD(P)-dependent alcohol dehydrogenase: MRAVRYDRYGPPEVLRLEEVPVPVPGPRQVLVRVAATSINLSDWECLRGRPAYARTSGVLRPERAPVLGSDIAGWVEAVGAEVTRFRPGDEVYGDNLFAKGGFAEYAVAPERVLTHKPAELTFAEASTLPQAGAIALHVTSGIRPGDRLLINGAGGGSGMFAIPLAVAAGAHVTGVDNAGKLDFMRSLGANEVIDHRTQDFTRTGPYDVIVDLVAHRSPFAYRRALARGGRYGLVGGGVPTMLGVATVGALAGLVTGRRLGIMAVQSGPPFFAPLTQRCIDGEVTIRIDRTFPLVDVAEALTYVGKGRALGKVVVEVAS; this comes from the coding sequence ATGAGGGCCGTCCGATACGACCGATACGGGCCACCGGAGGTGCTCCGGCTCGAGGAGGTGCCGGTGCCCGTCCCCGGGCCGAGGCAGGTGCTCGTGCGCGTGGCCGCGACGTCCATCAACCTCTCGGACTGGGAGTGTCTGCGCGGTCGGCCCGCCTACGCCCGCACCAGTGGGGTGCTCCGACCCGAACGGGCACCGGTGCTTGGTTCGGACATCGCCGGATGGGTCGAGGCCGTGGGCGCGGAGGTCACCCGGTTCCGCCCCGGGGACGAGGTGTACGGGGACAACCTCTTCGCCAAGGGTGGCTTCGCCGAGTACGCCGTGGCACCGGAACGGGTCCTGACCCACAAGCCCGCCGAACTGACCTTCGCCGAAGCCTCGACCCTGCCCCAGGCCGGGGCGATCGCCCTGCACGTGACGTCCGGCATCCGTCCCGGGGACCGGCTCCTGATCAACGGCGCCGGCGGCGGCTCGGGAATGTTCGCGATCCCGCTCGCGGTCGCGGCGGGAGCCCACGTGACCGGGGTGGACAATGCCGGCAAGCTCGACTTCATGCGCTCCCTCGGGGCGAACGAGGTGATCGACCACCGGACCCAGGACTTCACCCGGACCGGGCCCTACGACGTCATCGTCGACCTGGTCGCCCACCGGTCGCCGTTCGCGTACCGGCGCGCCCTGGCCAGGGGTGGGCGTTACGGGCTGGTCGGCGGCGGGGTACCGACCATGCTCGGGGTGGCGACGGTCGGTGCGCTCGCGGGTCTGGTCACCGGCCGGCGGCTCGGGATCATGGCCGTGCAGTCCGGGCCGCCGTTCTTCGCGCCGCTGACGCAGCGGTGCATCGACGGAGAGGTCACGATCAGGATCGACCGCACCTTTCCGTTGGTGGACGTCGCCGAGGCTCTGACGTACGTCGGCAAGGGGCGCGCCCTGGGCAAGGTGGTGGTGGAGGTCGCCTCCTGA
- a CDS encoding 8-oxoguanine deaminase — MVAARDRAVRQNRKAIPVSTLWLSHPQAIFTGTGADSDGSAAGGLVVDTETGTIVELVGSGARPTVTPDQTYDASARVVIPGLINTHHHFYQTLTRAWAPVVNVPLFPWLVNLYPVWARLTPRALELATTVAMAELLRSGCTTAADHHYLFPDGMEDSIDIQVAAARALGMRATLTRGSMTLGEKDGGLPPQSTVQDPDVILADSQRLIDTYHERGDGAMIQIALAPCSPFSVTTRIMSDSAELAAANDVRLHTHLAETIDEEDFCLERFGMRTVEYLDSVGWLTNRTWLGHGIHFNDDEIARLGAAGTAVAHCPTSNMRLASGICRAVELEDAGVPVGLGVDGSASNDASNMILEVRQAMYLQRLRYGAEKVTTERALGWATRGSARALGRSDVGELAPGKQADLALFRLDDLQFSGSHDPLAALLLCGADRADRVMVAGTWRVTDSEIVGLDVPALIAEHSELARALVAG, encoded by the coding sequence ATGGTCGCCGCCCGTGACCGCGCCGTTCGTCAGAACCGAAAGGCGATCCCCGTGAGCACCCTCTGGCTGTCCCACCCGCAGGCCATCTTCACCGGCACCGGCGCCGACTCCGACGGCAGCGCCGCCGGCGGCCTGGTCGTCGACACCGAGACCGGCACCATCGTCGAGCTCGTCGGCTCCGGCGCGCGACCGACCGTGACGCCCGACCAGACCTACGACGCGTCCGCGCGCGTGGTGATCCCGGGGCTGATCAACACCCACCACCACTTCTATCAGACGCTCACCCGCGCCTGGGCGCCGGTGGTGAACGTCCCGCTGTTCCCGTGGCTGGTGAACCTGTACCCGGTCTGGGCGCGGCTCACCCCGCGCGCGCTGGAGCTCGCCACGACGGTCGCGATGGCCGAGCTGCTGCGCTCGGGCTGCACCACGGCGGCCGACCACCACTACCTGTTCCCGGACGGCATGGAGGACTCGATCGACATCCAGGTCGCCGCCGCCCGGGCGCTGGGCATGCGGGCCACCCTGACCCGCGGCTCGATGACCCTCGGCGAGAAGGACGGCGGGCTGCCGCCGCAGTCCACCGTCCAGGACCCGGACGTGATCCTCGCCGACTCGCAACGGCTGATCGACACCTACCACGAGCGTGGCGACGGTGCGATGATCCAGATCGCCCTTGCCCCGTGCTCGCCGTTCTCCGTGACCACGCGGATCATGTCCGACAGTGCCGAGCTGGCCGCCGCCAACGACGTCCGCCTGCACACCCACCTCGCCGAGACGATCGACGAGGAGGACTTCTGCCTGGAGCGGTTCGGGATGCGGACCGTGGAGTACCTGGACTCGGTCGGCTGGCTCACGAACCGCACCTGGCTCGGGCACGGCATCCACTTCAACGACGACGAGATCGCCCGGCTCGGCGCGGCCGGCACCGCGGTCGCGCACTGCCCCACCTCGAACATGCGGCTGGCCTCCGGGATCTGCCGTGCCGTGGAGCTCGAGGACGCGGGCGTCCCCGTCGGCCTCGGCGTGGACGGCTCCGCCTCCAACGACGCGTCCAACATGATTCTCGAGGTGCGCCAGGCGATGTACCTGCAGCGGCTGCGCTACGGCGCGGAGAAGGTCACCACCGAACGGGCCCTCGGCTGGGCCACGAGGGGCTCCGCCCGGGCCCTCGGCCGGTCCGACGTGGGCGAGCTCGCGCCCGGCAAACAGGCCGACCTGGCCCTGTTCCGCCTGGACGACCTGCAGTTCTCCGGTAGCCACGACCCGCTCGCCGCGCTGCTGCTGTGCGGCGCCGACCGGGCCGACCGGGTCATGGTCGCCGGGACCTGGCGGGTGACCGACTCCGAGATCGTCGGGCTCGACGTGCCCGCGCTGATCGCCGAGCACAGCGAGCTCGCTCGCGCCCTGGTGGCGGGCTGA
- a CDS encoding GNAT family N-acetyltransferase → MPEVDWAVPTLPGEMVTLRPIEAADADDLWLGVSDPEGRRQTGETDVRTREEVAEWAATAAELEGRYDWAMCTEGRRMVGEIALEHIDLTSRRADVRLLTNPGHRGRGYGREAIMLVLGFAFETPDAGGLGLHRVGLEVLSLNPRAAALYQSLGFVVEGRVREAYLDSERYYDSIRMGMLEDEYAGARASWR, encoded by the coding sequence ATGCCGGAAGTCGACTGGGCCGTTCCGACCCTTCCGGGCGAGATGGTCACGTTGCGTCCGATCGAGGCCGCCGACGCCGACGACCTGTGGCTCGGGGTCAGCGACCCGGAGGGCAGACGGCAGACCGGCGAGACCGACGTGCGCACGCGCGAGGAGGTCGCCGAGTGGGCCGCCACGGCCGCGGAGCTCGAGGGCCGGTACGACTGGGCGATGTGCACCGAGGGCCGCCGCATGGTCGGCGAGATCGCGCTGGAACACATCGACCTGACGTCCCGGCGGGCCGACGTGCGCCTGCTCACCAACCCCGGCCACCGGGGCCGCGGGTACGGGCGCGAGGCCATCATGCTGGTCCTCGGGTTCGCGTTCGAGACTCCGGACGCGGGCGGGCTCGGCCTGCACCGGGTCGGCCTTGAGGTGCTCAGCCTCAACCCCCGCGCGGCCGCGCTGTACCAGTCCCTCGGCTTCGTGGTGGAGGGCCGGGTCCGTGAGGCCTACCTCGACTCCGAGCGCTACTACGACTCGATCCGGATGGGCATGCTCGAGGACGAGTACGCCGGCGCTCGGGCCAGCTGGCGCTGA
- the gatB gene encoding Asp-tRNA(Asn)/Glu-tRNA(Gln) amidotransferase subunit GatB produces the protein MSVTDELVDYDDAIARYDAVLGIEVHVELGTATKMFDDAPASFGEVPNTSVTPVSLGLPGALPVVNGRAVEYAIRIGLALNCQIAETCRFARKNYFYPDVPKNFQTSQYDEPIAFDGYLDIELEDGEVFRVEIERAHMEEDAGKNTHVGGATGRIQGAEYSLVDYNRAGIPLVEIVTRPITGVGTRGPEIARVYVQTLRDIFRSLGVSEARMERGNVRADVNLSLRESADAPLGTRTETKNVNSFRSIERSVRYEVSRQAAVLDGGGSVLQETRHFHEDTGSTSSGRVKSDADDYRYFPEPDLVPLAPPREWVEEIRSTLPEAPVARRRRLREEWGYADAEMRDVVNAGAVDIIETTVAAGASPAAARKWWMGELARTAKTQGVALEDLPVTPEQIGQLQALVDSGRINDKLARQVLEGVLAGEGSPEDVVTARGLEVVSDDGPLLAVIDETLAAQPDIAEKIRSGNLGPIGAVIGAVMKATRGQADAGRVRELIMERLS, from the coding sequence ATGAGTGTCACCGACGAACTCGTCGACTACGACGACGCGATCGCCCGCTACGACGCCGTCCTCGGCATCGAGGTGCACGTCGAGCTCGGTACCGCCACGAAGATGTTCGACGACGCGCCCGCCTCCTTCGGCGAGGTCCCGAACACCTCGGTCACCCCGGTCTCGCTCGGGCTGCCCGGCGCGCTGCCGGTCGTGAACGGCAGGGCTGTGGAGTACGCGATCAGGATCGGCCTGGCGCTGAACTGCCAGATCGCCGAGACGTGCCGGTTCGCCCGGAAGAACTACTTCTACCCGGATGTGCCGAAGAACTTCCAGACCTCCCAGTACGACGAGCCGATCGCGTTCGACGGCTACCTCGACATCGAGCTCGAGGACGGCGAGGTGTTCCGCGTCGAGATCGAGCGGGCGCACATGGAGGAGGACGCCGGCAAGAACACGCACGTCGGTGGCGCCACCGGCCGGATCCAGGGTGCCGAGTACTCCCTCGTGGACTACAACCGGGCCGGCATCCCGCTCGTGGAGATCGTCACCCGCCCGATCACCGGTGTCGGCACCCGCGGGCCGGAGATCGCCCGGGTGTACGTGCAGACGCTGCGGGACATCTTCCGCTCCCTCGGCGTCTCCGAGGCGCGGATGGAGCGCGGCAACGTGCGCGCGGACGTGAACCTGTCCCTGCGCGAGTCCGCGGACGCCCCGCTCGGCACGCGGACCGAGACCAAGAACGTGAACTCGTTCCGCTCCATCGAGCGGTCGGTCCGGTACGAGGTGTCGCGGCAGGCCGCGGTGCTCGACGGCGGAGGTTCCGTTCTGCAGGAGACGCGTCACTTCCACGAGGACACCGGTTCGACGTCCTCCGGTCGGGTCAAGTCCGACGCCGACGACTACCGGTACTTCCCCGAGCCCGACCTGGTGCCGCTCGCGCCGCCGCGGGAGTGGGTCGAGGAGATCCGGTCGACCCTGCCCGAGGCCCCCGTGGCGCGCCGGCGCCGCCTGCGCGAGGAGTGGGGCTACGCCGACGCCGAGATGCGCGACGTGGTCAACGCCGGCGCCGTCGACATCATCGAGACCACCGTCGCCGCCGGTGCGTCCCCGGCCGCCGCGCGCAAGTGGTGGATGGGTGAGTTGGCCCGCACGGCCAAGACCCAGGGCGTCGCGCTCGAGGACCTTCCGGTCACCCCGGAGCAGATCGGGCAGTTGCAGGCGCTCGTGGACTCCGGGCGGATCAACGACAAGCTCGCCCGGCAGGTCCTCGAGGGCGTGCTCGCCGGCGAGGGGTCCCCCGAGGACGTCGTCACCGCCCGAGGCCTCGAGGTGGTCTCCGACGACGGCCCGTTGCTCGCGGTCATCGACGAGACCCTCGCCGCCCAGCCGGACATCGCGGAGAAGATCCGCTCCGGCAACCTCGGCCCGATCGGTGCGGTGATCGGCGCGGTCATGAAGGCCACCCGCGGCCAGGCCGACGCCGGCCGCGTGCGCGAGCTGATCATGGAGCGCCTCAGCTGA
- the gatA gene encoding Asp-tRNA(Asn)/Glu-tRNA(Gln) amidotransferase subunit GatA → MSDLTRATAAELATRLAAGEVSSVEVTQAHLDRIGAVDGAVHAFLHTNTDEALAAAAAVDTARAAGEDLHALAGVPIAVKDVVVTKGQVTTAGSKILENWVPPYDATLVERLRAAGMPILGKTNMDEFAMGSSTEHSAYGPTRNPWDLERIPGGSGGGSAAAVAAFEAPLAIGTDTGGSIRQPAAVTGTVGVKPTYGSVSRYGLIALASSLDQAGPCTRTVLDSALLHDVIGGHDPRDSTSLSERAPSYTEAAKAGATGDLTGLKVGVVTELGGEGYQSGVRASFEASLELLTNAGAEIVEVSCPSFTAALAAYYLILPSEASSNLAKFDGMRFGLRVEPTEGPITAERVMAATRGAGFGDEVKRRIILGTYALSAGYYDAYYGSAQKVRTLIQRDFAAAFAQADVLVSPTAPTTAFKFGDKVDDPMAMYLNDVATIPANLAGVPGLSLPSGLSDDGLPVGFQILAPARADERLYRVGAALESLLLAQWGAPLLSRAPELEVNA, encoded by the coding sequence GTGAGCGACCTCACCCGCGCCACCGCGGCCGAACTCGCCACCAGGCTCGCCGCCGGCGAGGTCTCCAGCGTCGAGGTCACCCAGGCGCACCTGGACCGGATCGGCGCGGTCGACGGCGCCGTGCACGCCTTCCTGCACACCAACACCGACGAGGCGCTCGCCGCCGCGGCCGCGGTGGACACCGCCCGCGCCGCCGGCGAGGACCTGCACGCACTGGCCGGCGTGCCGATCGCCGTCAAGGACGTCGTGGTCACCAAGGGCCAGGTCACCACGGCCGGATCGAAGATCCTCGAGAACTGGGTGCCGCCCTACGACGCGACCCTGGTCGAGCGGCTGCGCGCGGCCGGGATGCCGATCCTCGGCAAGACGAACATGGACGAGTTCGCGATGGGCTCCTCCACCGAGCACTCCGCGTACGGGCCCACCCGCAACCCGTGGGACCTCGAGCGCATCCCCGGCGGCTCGGGCGGTGGCTCGGCCGCCGCGGTCGCCGCGTTCGAGGCACCGCTCGCGATCGGCACCGACACCGGGGGCTCGATCCGCCAGCCGGCCGCCGTCACCGGCACCGTCGGCGTCAAGCCCACCTACGGCAGCGTCTCCCGGTACGGGCTGATCGCGCTCGCCTCCAGCCTGGACCAGGCCGGCCCGTGCACCCGCACCGTGCTCGACTCGGCGCTCCTGCACGACGTCATCGGCGGCCACGACCCACGTGACTCGACCTCGCTGAGCGAGCGGGCGCCGTCGTACACCGAGGCCGCGAAGGCGGGCGCCACCGGCGACCTGACCGGCCTCAAGGTCGGCGTCGTCACCGAGCTCGGCGGCGAGGGCTACCAGAGCGGGGTCCGCGCCAGCTTCGAGGCGAGCCTGGAGCTCCTCACGAACGCGGGCGCGGAGATCGTCGAGGTCTCCTGCCCGAGCTTCACCGCCGCGCTCGCCGCCTACTACCTGATCCTGCCGTCGGAGGCCTCCTCGAACCTGGCCAAGTTCGACGGCATGCGGTTCGGGTTGCGGGTCGAGCCCACCGAGGGCCCGATCACCGCCGAGCGCGTGATGGCCGCGACCCGCGGCGCCGGCTTCGGGGACGAGGTCAAGCGCCGCATCATCCTCGGCACCTACGCCCTCTCAGCGGGCTACTACGACGCCTACTACGGCAGCGCCCAGAAGGTCCGCACGCTCATCCAGCGGGACTTCGCGGCCGCGTTCGCCCAGGCGGACGTGCTCGTCTCCCCGACGGCGCCGACCACGGCGTTCAAGTTCGGTGACAAGGTCGACGACCCGATGGCGATGTACCTCAACGACGTCGCCACCATCCCGGCGAACCTGGCCGGCGTGCCGGGCCTGTCCCTGCCGAGCGGGCTGTCCGACGACGGTCTGCCGGTCGGGTTCCAGATCCTCGCCCCGGCCCGCGCCGACGAGCGGCTGTACCGAGTCGGCGCCGCCCTGGAATCCCTGCTGCTCGCCCAGTGGGGCGCCCCGCTGCTGTCCCGCGCCCCGGAACTCGAGGTCAACGCATGA
- the gatC gene encoding Asp-tRNA(Asn)/Glu-tRNA(Gln) amidotransferase subunit GatC, which yields MSTINSDEVARLAALARIDLAPDEITRLAGELDVIVQAVATVSEVAGDDVPATSHPIPLTNVLREDTVGQTLPVADVLAQAPAAEEGMFLVPQILGEEQ from the coding sequence ATGTCCACCATCAATTCCGATGAGGTCGCGCGCCTTGCCGCGCTCGCCCGAATCGACCTCGCTCCCGACGAGATCACCCGCCTCGCCGGTGAGCTCGACGTCATCGTCCAGGCCGTCGCGACCGTGAGTGAGGTGGCCGGCGACGACGTGCCCGCCACCAGTCACCCGATCCCGCTCACCAACGTGCTGCGCGAGGACACCGTCGGGCAGACCCTGCCCGTGGCGGACGTGCTCGCCCAGGCGCCGGCCGCCGAGGAGGGCATGTTCCTGGTGCCGCAGATCCTGGGGGAGGAGCAGTGA
- a CDS encoding DinB family protein produces MSENGIAGDDKDWTWVLDRRCPDCGLDAGAITLADVPGAIRAQIPLWPEVLHRPDVRERPDPGTWSTLEYAAHVRDVFEVFAGRLNLMLTEDDPLFPNWDQDAAAVAGRYGELEPHDVSLELQRRGASLASDFDAVTGEQATRSGLRSNGSVFTVLTLAQYLIHDLVHHAWDVTQGRAGHEGGAAVAGAAGSSTEPVAGLAAVAAPENNAADGGPRAVEDGSVGEGSADAGPDTGEEPVAAPDAASTQSETTKELPPIQRFAHEHRLAVGLTLGVLALALAVLFAIATPDSDATGFSGFVTRWASSLCWLLVSGVAVSWALRAKRTTTNGLAWLGIACYACYLFFRAG; encoded by the coding sequence GTGAGTGAGAACGGGATCGCCGGAGACGACAAGGACTGGACCTGGGTCCTCGACCGCCGGTGCCCGGACTGCGGCCTCGACGCCGGCGCGATCACGCTGGCGGACGTCCCGGGGGCGATCCGGGCGCAGATCCCGCTCTGGCCCGAGGTGCTGCACCGCCCGGACGTGCGCGAGCGGCCGGACCCGGGCACCTGGTCCACCCTGGAGTACGCCGCCCACGTGCGCGACGTCTTCGAGGTGTTCGCCGGGCGGCTGAACCTGATGCTCACCGAGGATGACCCGCTGTTCCCGAACTGGGACCAGGACGCCGCCGCCGTGGCCGGTCGCTACGGCGAACTCGAACCGCATGATGTCTCCTTGGAGCTCCAACGCCGCGGCGCCTCGCTCGCGTCCGACTTCGACGCCGTCACCGGTGAGCAGGCGACCCGGTCCGGGCTGCGCAGCAACGGGTCGGTGTTCACCGTGCTGACCCTCGCCCAGTACCTGATCCATGACCTGGTCCACCATGCCTGGGACGTCACCCAGGGCCGGGCCGGACATGAGGGTGGCGCCGCCGTCGCGGGTGCAGCCGGGTCATCCACCGAGCCTGTGGCGGGTCTGGCCGCCGTCGCGGCGCCCGAGAACAACGCGGCCGACGGCGGCCCTCGCGCTGTCGAGGACGGTTCCGTCGGCGAAGGCTCGGCCGACGCCGGCCCGGACACCGGCGAGGAACCTGTAGCCGCCCCCGACGCCGCAAGCACGCAGAGCGAGACCACCAAGGAACTGCCGCCCATCCAGCGCTTCGCGCACGAGCACCGGCTCGCCGTCGGCCTGACGCTCGGGGTGCTCGCACTGGCGCTCGCGGTGCTGTTCGCCATCGCCACCCCGGACTCGGACGCCACCGGCTTCTCGGGATTCGTCACCCGGTGGGCCAGCTCGCTGTGCTGGCTCCTGGTCTCCGGTGTCGCCGTGTCCTGGGCGCTGCGGGCCAAGCGCACCACGACGAACGGCCTCGCCTGGCTCGGGATCGCGTGCTACGCCTGCTACCTGTTCTTCCGGGCCGGCTGA
- a CDS encoding VOC family protein, translating into MTTGPVLRAVDCVTIPVPDLETGLAFYAGALGHELLWRDETTGQAGLRLPDTETELVLTTSAPYAPAWLVDAVPAAVAGLVAAGATVRRPVEAIPVGRIAVVTDPFGNDLVLLDLSAGRYP; encoded by the coding sequence ATGACCACCGGCCCCGTGCTCCGCGCCGTCGACTGCGTGACGATCCCGGTCCCCGACCTCGAGACCGGCCTCGCGTTCTACGCCGGCGCGCTCGGACACGAACTCCTGTGGCGCGACGAGACCACCGGGCAGGCCGGCTTGCGCCTGCCGGACACCGAGACCGAACTCGTGCTGACGACAAGCGCTCCGTACGCGCCGGCGTGGCTCGTCGACGCGGTCCCGGCCGCGGTGGCGGGCCTGGTCGCGGCCGGCGCCACCGTGCGCCGGCCGGTCGAGGCGATCCCCGTGGGCCGCATCGCCGTGGTCACCGACCCGTTCGGCAACGACCTCGTACTCCTCGATCTGTCCGCCGGCCGCTACCCGTGA
- a CDS encoding AraC family transcriptional regulator: protein MVTYTRDGFPGQRMRVLPRPLVGQALTVGVTERLLATDAGYFPHAANHGRSRPKGAREAVVLVCTEGRGWCDVGASTEAIRVGQALVLAPGTPHLYRADRADPWTLWWFHAAGSDVPTLLAPIVGGAGHAVVDLHDPARTVHTMEQVVQALERDETRPVLMAAAGAAWNALAQIGADRLAGPRNEAGPVQRAREYLLEHLDAPVRVPELAAHVGLSASHFAALFRHATGGGVLEYVKSIRMARARVMLMTTSRTVAEVAREVGYPDAFYFSRQFRAVSGSSPSQFRQASRADHVT, encoded by the coding sequence ATGGTGACGTACACGAGGGACGGCTTCCCGGGCCAGCGCATGCGGGTGCTGCCGCGTCCGCTGGTCGGCCAGGCGCTGACGGTCGGGGTCACGGAGCGGCTGCTCGCCACCGACGCCGGGTACTTCCCGCACGCCGCGAACCATGGACGGTCCCGGCCGAAGGGGGCGCGTGAAGCCGTGGTCCTGGTGTGCACCGAGGGTCGCGGCTGGTGCGACGTCGGCGCTTCGACCGAGGCGATCAGAGTCGGTCAGGCCCTGGTGCTCGCGCCCGGCACCCCGCACCTGTACCGGGCCGACCGGGCCGACCCCTGGACACTCTGGTGGTTCCACGCGGCCGGGTCGGACGTGCCGACGCTGCTCGCTCCGATCGTCGGCGGTGCTGGGCACGCCGTGGTGGACCTGCACGATCCCGCGCGTACGGTGCACACGATGGAGCAGGTGGTGCAGGCGCTCGAACGGGACGAGACCCGCCCGGTACTGATGGCCGCGGCCGGGGCGGCCTGGAACGCCCTCGCCCAGATCGGGGCGGACCGCTTGGCCGGGCCGCGCAACGAGGCCGGCCCGGTCCAGCGGGCTCGCGAGTACCTGCTCGAGCACCTCGACGCCCCGGTCCGGGTCCCGGAACTGGCCGCGCACGTGGGCCTCAGCGCCTCCCACTTCGCGGCCCTGTTCCGGCACGCCACCGGCGGCGGCGTCCTCGAGTACGTCAAGAGCATCCGGATGGCCAGGGCTCGGGTGATGCTGATGACCACGAGCCGGACCGTGGCCGAGGTCGCGCGCGAGGTCGGTTACCCGGACGCGTTCTACTTCTCCCGGCAGTTCCGGGCCGTCAGCGGCTCGAGCCCGTCGCAGTTCCGCCAGGCGTCGCGGGCCGACCACGTGACGTGA